The Neisseria sicca genome includes a window with the following:
- a CDS encoding DUF485 domain-containing protein, whose amino-acid sequence MGKSSTEEARLTAEILNNPKFQKMARQKSLLGWSFSAVMFSVYTAFIWIIGTRPDLLGRKVSEGGITTWGIYAGIAVIVFSFLITLAYVWLANGYFEKTTREVVREVQGDASCTNVQEHA is encoded by the coding sequence ATGGGCAAATCATCTACGGAAGAGGCCAGATTAACGGCTGAAATCCTGAATAATCCGAAATTCCAAAAAATGGCGCGGCAGAAGTCGTTGCTGGGCTGGTCGTTTTCGGCAGTAATGTTTTCCGTTTACACGGCCTTCATCTGGATCATCGGCACGCGCCCCGACCTTTTGGGACGCAAAGTTTCCGAAGGAGGCATTACCACTTGGGGCATCTACGCCGGCATCGCCGTTATTGTATTTTCCTTCCTTATTACACTGGCGTATGTGTGGTTGGCCAACGGCTATTTCGAAAAAACCACGCGGGAGGTAGTACGTGAAGTTCAGGGGGATGCATCCTGTACTAACGTACAGGAACATGCATAA
- a CDS encoding IS5 family transposase, with amino-acid sequence MSTFFRQTAQAMIAKHIDRFPLLKLDQVIDWQPIEQYLNRQKTRYVRDHRGRPAYPLLSMFKAVLLGQWHSLSDPELEHSLIIRIDFNLFCRFDELSIPDYSTLCRYRNWLAQDDTLSELLELINRQLTEKGLKIEKASAAVIDATIIQTAGSKQRQAIEVDEEGQVSGQTTPSKDKDARWTKKNGLYRLGYKQHTRTDEEGYIEKLHITPANTHECNHLLPLLEGIAKDTTVYADKGYDSAENRQHLKEHRLLDGIMRKAHRNRPLTEAQTKRNRYLSKTRYVVEQSFGTLHRKFRYARAAYFGLIKVSAQSHLKAMCLNLLKAANRLSVPVAA; translated from the coding sequence ATGAGCACCTTCTTCCGGCAAACCGCACAAGCCATGATTGCCAAACACATCGACCGCTTCCCACTATTGAAGTTGGATCAAGTGATTGATTGGCAGCCGATCGAGCAATACCTGAATCGTCAAAAAACCCGTTACGTCCGAGACCACCGCGGCCGTCCCGCCTATCCCCTGTTGTCCATGTTCAAAGCCGTCCTGCTCGGACAATGGCACAGCCTCTCCGATCCCGAACTCGAACACAGCCTCATCATCCGCATCGATTTCAACCTGTTTTGCCGTTTCGACGAACTGAGCATCCCCGATTACAGCACCTTATGCCGCTACCGCAACTGGCTGGCGCAAGACGACACCCTGTCCGAATTGCTGGAACTGATTAACCGCCAACTGACCGAAAAAGGCCTAAAAATAGAGAAAGCATCTGCCGCCGTCATTGACGCCACCATTATTCAGACCGCCGGCAGCAAACAGCGTCAAGCCATAGAAGTCGATGAAGAAGGACAAGTCAGCGGCCAAACCACACCGAGCAAAGACAAAGATGCTCGCTGGACAAAGAAAAACGGCCTCTACAGACTCGGTTACAAACAACATACCCGTACCGATGAGGAAGGCTATATCGAGAAACTGCACATCACTCCCGCCAATACCCATGAGTGCAACCACCTGTTGCCTTTGCTGGAAGGTATAGCCAAAGATACGACCGTCTATGCCGACAAAGGCTACGACAGTGCGGAAAACCGGCAACATCTGAAAGAACATCGGTTGCTGGACGGCATTATGCGCAAAGCCCACCGCAACCGTCCGCTGACGGAAGCACAAACCAAACGTAACCGATATTTGTCGAAGACCCGTTATGTGGTGGAACAAAGCTTTGGGACGCTGCACCGTAAATTCCGCTACGCCCGGGCAGCCTATTTCGGGTTGATTAAAGTGAGTGCGCAAAGCCATCTGAAGGCGATGTGTTTGAACCTGTTGAAAGCGGCTAACAGGCTAAGTGTGCCTGTTGCCGCCTAA
- the xth gene encoding exodeoxyribonuclease III, producing the protein MKITTWNVNSLNVRLPQVQNWLADHQPDVLVLQELKLDQDKFPAAALQMMGWHSVWSGQKTYNGVAIISRNEPQDVHVGLPALPDDPQRRVIAATVNGVRVINVYCVNGEALDSPKFQYKEQWFAALTEFVRDEMTRHEKLVLLGDFNIAPADADCYDPEKWHEKIHCSSIERQWFKNLLDLGLTDSLRQIHPEGAFYTWFDYRGAMFQRKLGLRIDHQLISPALSAVLKDVYVDLDARAQERPSDHAPVVAEFDL; encoded by the coding sequence ATGAAAATCACCACTTGGAACGTCAATTCCCTCAACGTGCGCCTGCCGCAGGTGCAAAACTGGCTTGCCGACCATCAACCCGATGTCCTTGTTTTGCAAGAGCTTAAGCTCGACCAAGACAAATTTCCCGCCGCCGCCCTGCAAATGATGGGCTGGCACAGCGTTTGGAGCGGGCAAAAAACCTACAACGGCGTCGCCATCATCAGCCGCAACGAACCGCAAGACGTACACGTCGGTCTGCCCGCCCTGCCCGACGACCCGCAACGCCGCGTCATCGCCGCAACCGTCAACGGCGTGCGCGTCATCAATGTTTATTGCGTCAACGGCGAAGCCCTCGACAGCCCAAAATTCCAATATAAAGAACAATGGTTTGCCGCTTTGACCGAATTTGTCCGCGACGAAATGACGCGCCACGAAAAACTGGTCTTACTCGGCGACTTCAATATCGCGCCAGCCGATGCCGACTGCTACGACCCTGAAAAATGGCATGAAAAAATCCACTGTTCTTCCATCGAGAGACAGTGGTTCAAAAATCTGTTGGATTTGGGCTTGACTGACAGCCTGCGCCAAATCCACCCCGAAGGCGCGTTTTACACTTGGTTTGACTATCGCGGCGCGATGTTCCAACGCAAACTCGGACTGCGCATCGACCACCAGCTTATCAGCCCCGCCCTGTCTGCCGTGTTGAAAGACGTTTATGTCGATTTGGACGCGCGCGCGCAAGAACGCCCGAGCGACCATGCGCCGGTTGTGGCTGAATTTGATTTGTAA
- a CDS encoding L,D-transpeptidase, which yields MKKILFSTSLAALAAYATANTPVPDVSPVSQGQHVVINIPQQRLFLYTDGQLTKIYPVAVGKAMTQTNLGEHKIGAKAFNPTWHIPKSIQKERGDGVKSVPPGPNNPLGPVFVRLGDPKFSLGIHGTNAPASVPGVRSHGCVRMKSPDALEFAKTIATGAPASVIYQLASLNEDANKNLWLAAYRDPYNKKNLDTDALKKSIAAWAKAHGKTINAARIDAILKARTGATNCLTCAKGVKLKTPLKSLAWMSGSSAFSKPKVMPKPAPVKDEVLPTGSEIEIDAEDTPTPKAASEYSPRKPKAAEYTPPPAASTPSYPKYDLPADGDPTSLLF from the coding sequence ATGAAAAAAATTCTCTTCAGTACAAGCCTTGCAGCTTTGGCCGCCTACGCAACTGCCAACACACCTGTTCCTGATGTTTCCCCCGTCTCACAAGGTCAACATGTTGTCATCAACATTCCGCAACAGCGTCTGTTCCTCTATACCGACGGACAATTAACAAAAATTTATCCCGTTGCTGTCGGCAAAGCCATGACCCAAACCAACCTTGGGGAACACAAAATCGGAGCCAAAGCTTTTAATCCTACTTGGCACATTCCGAAATCTATTCAAAAAGAACGCGGAGACGGCGTCAAATCCGTACCGCCCGGCCCCAATAATCCTCTGGGTCCTGTCTTTGTCCGCTTGGGCGATCCGAAATTCAGTTTGGGCATTCACGGCACGAACGCGCCTGCCAGCGTACCGGGTGTCCGCAGCCACGGTTGCGTGCGCATGAAGTCTCCGGATGCGCTTGAATTTGCAAAAACCATCGCAACCGGCGCCCCTGCTTCTGTTATTTACCAACTTGCCAGCCTCAACGAAGATGCCAATAAAAATCTTTGGCTGGCTGCATATCGCGATCCTTACAATAAAAAGAACCTCGATACCGATGCCCTGAAAAAAAGTATTGCCGCTTGGGCTAAGGCGCACGGCAAAACGATTAATGCCGCCCGTATTGATGCAATTTTGAAGGCGCGTACCGGGGCGACAAACTGTTTGACCTGTGCTAAAGGCGTCAAATTGAAAACCCCGCTGAAATCCTTGGCATGGATGAGTGGCTCCAGTGCCTTCAGCAAACCGAAAGTCATGCCGAAACCCGCCCCTGTGAAAGATGAAGTATTGCCTACCGGTTCTGAAATCGAAATAGATGCCGAAGATACTCCGACTCCGAAAGCAGCTTCGGAATACTCGCCGAGAAAACCCAAAGCTGCCGAATACACCCCTCCGCCGGCAGCTTCTACACCTTCCTATCCAAAATATGATCTGCCGGCAGACGGAGATCCTACTTCATTGCTGTTTTAA
- a CDS encoding LysR family transcriptional regulator, with protein MDINQLRAFITVAHTQNLTQAAERLFLSQPAVSAQIKAIESDIGTPLFTRTSNGMQLTRAGEVLLPEAEALMQHKHRLEKFAETLSEHFVSHAQLGLIHPIASHKVTELTRLIQQRSPDVQLHIQYGMSGEILERLTAKRLHGGFFLGHIEGRSLQCRFLQNIAYALICPDGEEDKLRRGLPKSLNDYTWIEMSGISGSHKNLQQFWQRHKLSPKKQIICDYPQTIIDLVADGAGLAMVPKHTANAARTQGKPVALIDEFEQSLPLHFVYLDEYGTDHALLLLLDCVLEVWQAEIGKA; from the coding sequence ATGGATATCAATCAATTGCGCGCCTTTATCACTGTGGCGCATACGCAAAATCTGACGCAGGCCGCCGAAAGGCTGTTTTTGTCGCAACCGGCCGTTTCCGCCCAAATCAAGGCCATAGAAAGCGACATCGGTACGCCGCTTTTCACCCGCACCAGCAACGGTATGCAGCTTACCCGCGCAGGCGAAGTGCTGCTGCCCGAAGCCGAAGCCCTGATGCAGCACAAGCACCGTTTGGAAAAGTTTGCCGAAACGCTGTCGGAACACTTCGTCTCCCATGCGCAGCTCGGCCTGATCCACCCCATAGCATCACACAAGGTAACCGAACTGACCCGCCTGATCCAACAGCGCAGTCCCGATGTGCAACTTCACATCCAATACGGTATGAGCGGCGAAATTTTGGAACGCTTGACCGCAAAGCGGCTGCACGGCGGTTTTTTCCTCGGCCACATAGAAGGACGCAGCCTGCAATGCCGTTTCCTGCAAAACATCGCCTACGCCTTGATTTGCCCGGATGGGGAAGAAGATAAGTTGCGGCGCGGTTTGCCCAAAAGCCTGAATGACTACACTTGGATAGAGATGTCCGGCATATCCGGCAGCCACAAAAACCTACAGCAGTTCTGGCAACGCCACAAGCTGTCGCCCAAAAAGCAGATCATCTGCGATTATCCGCAAACCATTATCGACTTGGTCGCCGATGGTGCGGGACTGGCCATGGTGCCCAAACATACCGCCAATGCCGCCCGCACACAAGGCAAACCCGTCGCCCTGATAGACGAATTCGAACAAAGCCTGCCGCTGCATTTCGTTTATCTGGACGAATATGGCACCGACCACGCCCTATTGTTGCTGCTGGATTGTGTGTTGGAAGTTTGGCAGGCCGAAATCGGCAAAGCCTGA
- a CDS encoding lysophospholipid acyltransferase family protein, producing the protein MYILITFFFKLFAAMPLRLLHALAGVLGGVVYYLRREDRERVFDNMRTAGLQPDEAAVKAVFRETVKGGLELPVAFFRRPESIEKLFVEVRGWEHVQAALDAGEGLLFITPHIGSYDLAGRYISQQLPFPLTAMYKPPKLKAMDEVMQAGRVRGKGKTAPTSIQGVKQVIKALRAGEATIVLPDHVPAPEEGGDGVWAEFFGKPAFTMTLAGKLAQVKGVKALFFCGERLPKGRGFVLHIEPLRGELNGDKEHDARVINEYTEYWISRFPTQYLFMYNRYKQPAGAPEPPEHG; encoded by the coding sequence ATGTATATTCTGATTACCTTTTTCTTCAAACTCTTCGCCGCCATGCCTCTGCGCCTGTTGCACGCATTGGCGGGCGTGTTGGGCGGTGTGGTTTATTATCTGCGCCGTGAGGATCGCGAACGCGTATTTGACAATATGCGCACGGCCGGTTTGCAGCCCGATGAAGCGGCGGTCAAGGCTGTGTTCCGCGAAACCGTCAAAGGCGGGTTGGAATTGCCCGTGGCTTTTTTCAGACGACCTGAGAGCATAGAAAAATTGTTTGTAGAAGTACGCGGTTGGGAGCATGTACAGGCTGCGTTGGATGCGGGCGAAGGATTGTTGTTTATTACCCCGCACATCGGCAGCTACGACCTTGCCGGACGATATATCAGCCAACAGCTTCCGTTTCCACTTACGGCGATGTACAAACCGCCGAAGCTCAAAGCGATGGATGAAGTCATGCAGGCGGGGCGCGTACGCGGTAAAGGTAAAACCGCACCGACCAGTATTCAAGGCGTTAAGCAGGTCATCAAAGCCTTGCGTGCGGGCGAAGCCACCATCGTTTTGCCCGACCATGTCCCTGCGCCAGAAGAAGGCGGAGACGGTGTGTGGGCAGAGTTTTTCGGTAAACCGGCTTTTACCATGACGCTGGCAGGCAAGCTCGCGCAGGTAAAAGGGGTTAAGGCATTGTTTTTCTGCGGAGAACGCCTGCCGAAAGGACGCGGGTTTGTCCTGCACATCGAACCCTTACGCGGCGAACTGAACGGCGATAAAGAACACGATGCGCGGGTAATCAATGAATATACGGAATATTGGATAAGCCGGTTCCCGACGCAGTATCTGTTTATGTACAACCGCTACAAACAGCCCGCAGGTGCGCCGGAGCCTCCCGAGCATGGGTGA
- the prmC gene encoding peptide chain release factor N(5)-glutamine methyltransferase, translating to MTLDDWIRQSPLPRIEARMLLQKAGGYSRVQLITQGAEAIPADIFARLDSLAERRLNGEPIAYIMGGREFYGRWFEVCPDVLIPRPETEHLVEAVIEHLPKNGRVWDLGTGSGAVAVTVALERKDAEVRASDISRQALVVARRNAENLGAAVEFASGSWFDTDKTSSEDKYRFDVIVSNPPYIEKDDSHLNQGDLRFEPQTALTDFADGLTCIRELAQRASEFLKEGGWLLLEHGYNQGGAVRQILSENGFTEIETRQDLAGLDRLTLGVRRHIE from the coding sequence ATGACATTAGATGACTGGATACGGCAGTCTCCGCTACCGCGCATAGAGGCACGTATGCTTTTGCAAAAGGCGGGAGGTTACAGCCGTGTTCAATTAATAACGCAGGGAGCAGAAGCGATTCCGGCAGATATTTTCGCTCGGCTGGATAGTTTGGCGGAGCGTCGTCTGAATGGTGAGCCAATAGCTTATATCATGGGTGGCCGGGAGTTTTATGGTCGTTGGTTTGAAGTCTGCCCTGATGTTTTGATTCCCCGTCCGGAAACCGAGCATTTGGTTGAAGCGGTTATCGAACATCTCCCGAAAAACGGACGGGTTTGGGATTTGGGTACCGGTAGCGGGGCGGTGGCCGTTACGGTGGCATTGGAACGGAAGGATGCAGAAGTACGCGCGTCTGATATTAGCAGGCAGGCTTTGGTTGTTGCCCGTCGAAACGCAGAAAATTTAGGTGCAGCAGTTGAGTTTGCATCAGGATCATGGTTCGATACGGATAAAACGTCGTCTGAAGACAAATATCGTTTTGATGTTATTGTTTCCAACCCTCCTTATATTGAGAAAGATGACAGCCATTTGAATCAAGGAGATTTGCGTTTTGAGCCTCAGACGGCATTGACCGATTTTGCCGACGGCTTGACTTGTATTCGGGAGCTGGCACAGCGTGCGTCTGAATTTTTGAAAGAGGGCGGGTGGTTGCTGTTGGAACATGGATATAACCAAGGTGGGGCAGTACGGCAGATTTTGTCGGAAAATGGTTTTACAGAGATTGAAACCCGACAGGATTTGGCCGGTTTAGACAGGTTGACTTTGGGCGTCAGGCGACATATTGAATAA
- a CDS encoding IS5 family transposase, with the protein MSTFFQQTAQAMIAKHIDRFPLLKLDQVIGWQPIEQYLNRQKTRYVRDHRGRPAYPLLSMFKAVLLGQWHSLSDPELEHSLIIRIDFNLFCRFDELSIPDYSTLCRYRNWLAQDDTLSELLELINRQLTEKGLKIEKASAAVIDATIIQTAGSKQRQAIEVDEEGQVSGQTTPSKDKDARWTKKNGLYRLGYKQHTRTDEEGYIEKLHITPANTHECNHLLPLLEGIAKDTTVYADKGYDSAENRQHLKEHRLLDGIMRKAHRNRPLTEVQTKRNRYLSKTRYVVEQSFGTLHRKFRYARAAYFGLIKVSAQSHLKAMCLNLLKAANRLSVPVAA; encoded by the coding sequence ATGAGCACCTTCTTCCAGCAAACCGCACAAGCCATGATTGCCAAACACATCGACCGCTTCCCATTATTGAAGTTGGATCAGGTGATTGGTTGGCAGCCGATCGAGCAATACCTGAATCGTCAAAAAACCCGTTACGTCCGAGACCACCGCGGCCGTCCCGCCTATCCCCTGTTGTCCATGTTCAAAGCCGTCCTGCTCGGACAATGGCACAGCCTCTCCGATCCCGAACTCGAACACAGCCTCATCATCCGCATCGATTTCAACCTGTTTTGCCGTTTCGACGAACTGAGCATCCCCGATTACAGCACCTTATGCCGCTACCGCAACTGGCTGGCGCAAGACGACACCCTGTCCGAATTGCTGGAACTGATTAACCGCCAACTGACCGAAAAAGGCCTAAAAATAGAGAAAGCATCTGCCGCCGTCATTGACGCCACCATTATTCAGACCGCCGGCAGCAAACAGCGTCAAGCCATAGAAGTCGATGAAGAAGGACAAGTCAGCGGCCAAACCACACCGAGCAAAGACAAAGATGCTCGCTGGACAAAGAAAAACGGCCTCTACAGACTCGGTTACAAACAACATACCCGTACCGATGAGGAAGGCTATATCGAGAAACTGCACATCACTCCCGCCAATACCCATGAGTGCAACCACCTGTTGCCTTTGCTGGAAGGTATAGCCAAAGATACGACCGTCTATGCCGACAAAGGCTACGACAGTGCGGAAAACCGGCAACATCTGAAAGAACATCGGTTGCTGGACGGCATTATGCGCAAAGCCCACCGCAACCGTCCGCTGACGGAAGTGCAAACCAAACGCAACCGATATTTGTCGAAGACCCGTTATGTGGTCGAACAAAGCTTCGGTACGCTGCACCGTAAATTCCGCTACGCCCGGGCAGCCTATTTCGGGCTGATTAAAGTGAGTGCGCAAAGCCATCTGAAGGCGATGTGTTTGAACCTGTTGAAAGCGGCTAACAGGCTAAGTGTGCCTGTTGCCGCCTAA
- a CDS encoding cation acetate symporter, whose product MKKIYIKTILYFISPIFANAAYADALTGDVQRQATNWTAIVMFFVFVGSTLLITKWAARQNRSAKDFYTGGGGISGTQNGLAIAGDYMSAASFLGISAMVFTSGYDGLIYSTGFLVGWPVVLFLVAERLRNLGRYTFSDVAAYRLKQTPVRVFSAAGSLLVVILYLIAQVVGAGKLIQLLFGMSYLSAVILVGVLMVAYVLFGGMLATTWVQMIKAVLLLGGATLMAFFVLQHAGFNLETMFGQAVSAHEKGEAIMSPGGLVKNPVDALSLGFALMFGTAGLPHILMRFFTVPDAREARKSVVVATGLIGYFYLLTIIIGFGAIIFLSRDNPQFFTQVFKEGKSVYEMVGGTNMAAVHLAGATGGDLLLGFISAVAFATILAVVAGLTLSGASAVSHDLYASVIRKGKATQHEEMRVSKAATLALGIAAIVFGMAFENQNVAFMVGLAFALAASANFPVLMLSMFWKGLTTRGAIAGGFAGLLGALVLIVLGPTVWVSVLHHDKPVFPYGNPALFTIPLAFIVAWLVSLADKSEQAGCDKAGFDAQYVRSMTGVGAAEASDH is encoded by the coding sequence ATGAAAAAAATATACATAAAAACAATATTATATTTCATTTCGCCGATATTTGCGAATGCGGCGTATGCGGACGCGCTGACGGGCGACGTGCAGCGACAGGCGACCAATTGGACGGCCATCGTGATGTTTTTCGTCTTTGTCGGCAGCACGCTGCTGATTACCAAGTGGGCGGCACGGCAAAACCGTTCGGCCAAGGATTTCTATACGGGCGGCGGCGGGATTTCCGGCACGCAGAACGGGCTGGCGATTGCGGGCGACTATATGTCCGCCGCGTCTTTTCTCGGCATTTCGGCAATGGTGTTTACCAGCGGCTACGACGGGCTGATTTATTCCACGGGCTTTTTGGTCGGCTGGCCTGTTGTGCTGTTTTTGGTGGCTGAGCGGCTGCGTAATCTGGGACGGTACACGTTTTCGGATGTGGCCGCCTACCGCCTGAAACAAACGCCGGTGAGGGTGTTTTCTGCCGCAGGTTCGCTTTTGGTGGTGATTCTTTATTTAATCGCGCAGGTGGTGGGTGCGGGCAAGCTGATTCAGCTTTTGTTCGGCATGAGCTACCTTTCCGCCGTGATACTGGTGGGCGTGCTGATGGTGGCCTATGTGCTGTTCGGCGGGATGCTGGCAACGACATGGGTTCAGATGATTAAGGCGGTGTTGCTGCTGGGCGGGGCGACGCTGATGGCGTTTTTTGTGTTGCAACATGCGGGGTTCAATCTGGAAACCATGTTCGGCCAGGCCGTATCGGCGCATGAAAAGGGCGAGGCAATCATGTCGCCCGGCGGGCTGGTCAAAAACCCGGTAGACGCGCTGTCGCTCGGTTTCGCACTGATGTTCGGCACGGCCGGGCTGCCGCACATTCTGATGCGCTTTTTCACCGTGCCTGATGCGCGAGAAGCACGCAAGTCGGTGGTGGTGGCTACGGGGCTTATCGGTTATTTCTACCTGCTGACGATTATCATCGGCTTTGGCGCGATTATTTTCCTGAGCCGCGACAACCCGCAGTTTTTCACGCAGGTTTTCAAAGAAGGCAAAAGCGTGTATGAAATGGTGGGCGGCACGAATATGGCGGCGGTGCACTTGGCCGGGGCTACGGGCGGCGATTTGCTGCTGGGCTTTATTTCGGCCGTTGCCTTCGCCACGATTCTGGCGGTGGTGGCCGGGCTGACGCTGTCGGGCGCATCGGCGGTAAGCCATGATTTGTACGCTTCGGTCATCCGCAAGGGCAAGGCCACGCAGCACGAAGAGATGCGGGTTTCCAAGGCGGCCACGCTGGCTTTGGGCATTGCGGCGATTGTGTTCGGGATGGCCTTTGAGAATCAGAATGTGGCCTTTATGGTCGGGTTGGCTTTCGCGTTGGCGGCATCGGCCAATTTCCCCGTGCTGATGCTCAGTATGTTTTGGAAGGGGCTGACCACGCGCGGGGCGATTGCGGGCGGTTTTGCGGGGCTGCTCGGTGCGCTGGTGCTGATTGTGCTGGGGCCGACCGTGTGGGTGAGTGTGCTGCATCACGACAAACCCGTCTTCCCCTACGGTAATCCCGCGCTGTTTACCATCCCGCTGGCCTTTATCGTGGCCTGGCTGGTGTCGCTGGCCGACAAATCGGAACAGGCCGGCTGCGACAAGGCGGGTTTTGACGCGCAGTACGTCCGTTCGATGACGGGGGTAGGCGCGGCCGAAGCGAGCGATCATTGA
- a CDS encoding IS5 family transposase: MSTFFQQTAQAMIAKHIDRFPLLKLDQVIDWQPIEQYLNRQKTRYVRDHRGRPAYPLLSMFKAVLLGQWHSLSDPELEHSLIIRIDFNLFCRFDELSIPDYSTLCRYRNWLAQDDTLSELLELINRQLTEKGLKIEKASAAVIDATIIQTAGSKQRQAIEVDEEGQVSGQTTPSKDKDARWTKKNGLYRLGYKQHTRTDEEGYIEKLHITPANTHECNHLLPLLEGIAKDTTVYADKGYDSAENRQHLKEHRLLDGIMRKAHRNRPLTEAQTKRNRYLSKTRYVVEQSFGTLHRKFRYARAAYFGLIKVSAQSHLKAMCLNLLKAANRLSVSVAA; the protein is encoded by the coding sequence ATGAGCACCTTCTTCCAGCAAACCGCACAAGCCATGATTGCCAAACACATCGACCGCTTCCCACTATTGAAGTTGGATCAAGTGATTGATTGGCAGCCGATCGAGCAATACCTGAATCGTCAAAAAACCCGTTACGTCCGAGACCACCGCGGCCGTCCCGCCTATCCCCTGTTGTCCATGTTCAAAGCCGTCCTGCTCGGACAATGGCACAGCCTCTCCGATCCCGAACTCGAACACAGCCTCATCATCCGCATCGATTTCAACCTGTTTTGCCGTTTCGACGAACTGAGCATCCCCGATTACAGCACCTTATGCCGCTACCGCAACTGGCTGGCGCAAGACGACACCCTGTCCGAATTGCTGGAACTGATTAACCGCCAACTGACCGAAAAAGGCCTAAAAATAGAGAAAGCATCTGCCGCCGTCATTGACGCCACCATTATTCAGACCGCCGGCAGCAAACAGCGTCAAGCCATAGAAGTCGATGAAGAAGGACAAGTCAGCGGCCAAACCACACCGAGCAAAGACAAAGATGCTCGCTGGACAAAGAAAAACGGCCTCTACAGACTCGGTTACAAACAACATACCCGTACCGATGAGGAAGGCTATATCGAGAAACTGCACATCACTCCCGCCAATACCCATGAGTGCAACCACCTGTTGCCTTTGCTGGAAGGTATAGCCAAAGATACGACCGTCTATGCCGACAAAGGCTACGACAGTGCGGAAAACCGGCAACATCTGAAAGAACATCGGTTGCTGGACGGCATTATGCGCAAAGCCCACCGCAACCGTCCGCTGACGGAAGCACAAACCAAACGCAACCGATATTTATCGAAGACCCGTTATGTGGTGGAACAAAGCTTCGGTACGCTGCACCGTAAATTCCGCTACGCCCGGGCAGCCTATTTCGGGCTGATTAAAGTGAGTGCGCAAAGCCATCTGAAGGCGATGTGTTTGAACCTGTTGAAAGCGGCCAACAGGTTAAGTGTGTCTGTTGCCGCCTAA
- a CDS encoding ArsR/SmtB family transcription factor: METKRLSSLLKLIANPERMTILFMLMDSERSIAELSEALGQPATAVSNHLARLRSEGLIDFTRYHRVIEYRLVSEEAAAILNTLRHLENRKAA, encoded by the coding sequence ATGGAAACCAAACGTCTCTCTTCTCTTCTCAAACTCATCGCCAACCCCGAACGCATGACCATTTTGTTCATGTTGATGGACAGCGAACGCAGCATCGCTGAGTTATCCGAAGCACTCGGACAGCCTGCGACTGCTGTTTCCAACCATCTCGCGCGTTTGCGCTCCGAAGGTTTGATCGATTTCACCCGCTACCACCGCGTCATCGAATACCGACTGGTATCCGAAGAAGCGGCCGCCATTCTCAATACGCTGCGCCATTTGGAAAACCGTAAAGCCGCCTAA